A window from Labrus mixtus chromosome 14, fLabMix1.1, whole genome shotgun sequence encodes these proteins:
- the btg3 gene encoding protein BTG3: MRREIAAVVFFLKRLVKRGEKLEAEKVELFVERLAVALQEKFKGHWYPENPSKGQAYRCIRVNRLHRQDPELLRACHESGVQYRDLGLPHELTLWVDPGEVCCRYAEQNPFFSVASFSNDNEEDKDVAKKVTSALERVTSDYHSGSSSDEDGMRTSPLTVPNSRSAKQTMNPAAPTWHPKKMTPGKAPMFPQPHNTFRPRSRAPHIPRHTLWVPPGYRGGYWDTNQHLAHCYS; this comes from the exons ATGAGGAGAGAAATCGCAGCTGTGGTGTTTTTCCTGAAGAGGCTTGTGAAGCGAGGGGAGAAGTTGGAGGCAGAGAAGGTGGAGCTGTTTGTTGAGAGGCTGGCTGTCGCTCTTCAGGAGAAGTTCAAGGGACACTGGTACCCTGAAAACCCCAGTAAAGGCCAGGCCTACAG GTGTATCAGAGTGAACAGGTTGCACAGGCAGGATCCAGAGCTCCTTCGGGCCTGCCATGAAAGCGGGGTTCAGTACAGGGACCTGGGTCTGCCACATGAACTCACATTGTGGGTGGACCCTGGGGAGGTGTGCTGCAG atatGCAGAACAAAATCCCTTCTTCTCAGTGGCCAGTTTCTCAAATGATAACGAGGAGGACAAAGATGTCGCAAAGAAGGTGACGAGTGCTTTGGAGAGGGTGACGTCAGACTATCACTCAGGTTCTTCATCAGATGAGGACGGCATGCGCACTTCCCCCCTTACTGTCCCCAACAGCCGCTCTGCTAAACAG acgATGAATCCTGCCGCTCCTACGTGGCACCCTAAGAAGATGACACCAGGGAAAGCTCCCATGTTTCCACAGCCTCACAACACTTTCCGTCCTCGCAGCAGAGCTCCTCACATTCCAAGGCACACCCTGTGGGTCCCTCCAGGCTACAGAGGAGGATACTGGGACACTAACCAACATCTGGCACATTGTTACAGTTAG